The Eleutherodactylus coqui strain aEleCoq1 chromosome 6, aEleCoq1.hap1, whole genome shotgun sequence genome window below encodes:
- the LOC136571805 gene encoding uncharacterized protein, translating into MSTLETGLYETRSHISASSRSSKGSVSSSTVAIARAKAEAAKMRVHYAEQERQLKVEKARMEAALEKLSVEKEAAAAVAEAEALEEAAIYASERFSNMSRRSSGHQDNLQRTSDYVQLHANSGDDSCSDPGEESNLQKELRQQPVTQQVTSAHQMPNIKLDSSLIFSRPSVQPKLEPTNVWSTTVATNKNEPLDCDYYHSSMSKNRCNSIGPPQSNLPSDLPRRDQGMTDLVKFFARRELITKGLTKFNDRPEGYRAWSSSFRNMIKDLDLSVSEEVDLLVKWLGNESAEHAKRIRDININYPSRGLKMIWERLEECYGSPEVVENALFKRIEDFPKIPNKGFQKLRELNDLLMELEVAKGEGDLQGLAFLDTARGVNPIVQKLPYSLQEKWITQGSKYKQQHNVSFPPFSFFVDFIRQQSKTRNDPSFDFSTFETAYTRTNKPASLRNPKATPVAVHKTSISAVHPSTRDPCKDCPLHKKPHPLQKCRGFREKPLKDRKAFLKENQICYKCCASTSHRAKDCTANIECSECHSKEHTTALHPEPAPWTLTPSDQATEHGGEEKVTVLPEVSPQCTQVCGEGLRGKSCSKICLVKVYPIGHKEMAVRLYTILDDQSNRSLASSTFFDIFNIEGHSSPYSLKTCTGVTEEAGRRATGFQIESMDGETSLPLPKLIECNQIPNNREEIPTPEAALPHKHLKTMAHLIPALDPKAQIVLLLGRDIIRVHKVRKQVNGPQNSPFAQKLDLGWVIVGDVCLGNVHKPSTVNSYCTNTLENGRPSFFQPCPNRFLIRDTPSSISYSDSTEIGTHFCDEDRDHLGCTVFQRTKDDHKIAPSIEDEAFLDIMEQGFFKDEANNWVAPLPFKTQRRHLPDNRDQALKRFFSLRRNLLRRPDMSEHFFTFMGKIFGNGHAEVAPPLREKEEHWYLPIFGVYHPKKPGQIRVVFDSSSQYEGVSLNDALMTGPDLNNTLLGVLIRFRKGLISIVADIQQMFHCFLVKEEHRNFLRFFWFKDNDQTKDIMEYRMKVHVFGNSPSPAVAIYGLKRSAREGEEEYGQDVRQFVERDFYVDDGLKSLPSPDAAIDLLKRTQSMLACSNLKLHKIASNSKAVMKAFPTQDHANDLKDLDLATATIPLQRSLGLNWDLNNDTFTFQVDQKPKPFTRRGVLSTINSIYDPLGFAAPVTIQGKMLLRDLTADTCDWDSPLSPEKETLWVKWRDSLVALSDLHVPRPYAYVPIAEVKSKELCVFCDASVKAIAAVAYLKTIDIKGQTHIGFVIGKAKLAPSPEPTIPRLELCAAVLAVELAELIVTEIDMTLDDTEFHTDSKVVLGYIYNESRRFYVYVHNRVHRIRKSSKPTQWRYVPTDHNPADHATRAVPAPLLKDTTWLTGPTFLYKPVLDTHKKSTYELLDPDSDAEVRPQVSTLITTLSSKQLGSKRFNRFSTWKSLNRAVSCLIHIARTFRATPARSSHCRGWHRCPKGYTVDELTQAKDVVIHCVQQEIYARELESLQNQKNVPKDSSLRKLDPYIDANGLLRVGGRVSNAQLDSNECHPVILPNDHVASLLVRHYHEQTKHQGRLFTEGALCTAGFWIVGAKRLVSNVIFRCVTCRKLRGTFQSQKMASLPADRLSTEPPFTNVGLDVFGPWSVTTRRTRGGEANSKRWAVLFTCMSIRAVHIEVIESLDTSSFINALRRFISIRGPVKQIRSDRGTNFIGACKELNIPSNIDSDHVRRYLANQGCTWSFNPPHSSHMGGSWERMIGIARRILDSIFLHEGTSRLTHETLTTLMAEVVAIINARPLMPISRDPDDPPLLTPSTLLTQKFDAITAPAGEFDSKDLYKCQWRRVQSLANVFWEKWRKQYISTLQTRNKWHSSKPNMEVGNVVLVKDSQSKRNEWPMGLITKVFPSEDGKVRKVEVKLCKQNEPKLFFRPVTELILLLTTKRS; encoded by the coding sequence ATGTCAACGTTAGAGACTGGACTGTATGAGACAAGGTCTCACATCTCAGCTAGCTCCAGAAGCTCAAAAGGGTCAGTGAGTAGCTCTACAGTAGCCATTGCTCGTGCAAAAGCGGAAGCCGCCAAAATGCGAGTGCATTATGCTGAGCAAGAAAGGCAATTAAAAGTAGAGAAAGCACGCATGGAAGCAGCACTGGAAAAACTATcagtagagaaagaagctgcagctgctgtgGCTGAAGCAGAGGCTTTGGAAGAAGCAGCGATCTACGCAAGTGAAAGATTCAGCAACATGTCTAGgcgcagttctggtcaccaaGACAATCTCCAGCGTACTTCAGACTATGTTCAGCTACATGCCAACTCGGGTGACGACTCGTGCTCAGATCCGGGAGAGGAGTCAAACCTCCAAAAAGAGCTCCGCCAGCAACCGGTAACACAGCAAGTGACCTCAGCACACCAAATGCCCAACATCAAATTAGATAGCAGTTTGATATTCAGTCGGCCCTCAGTACAACCTAAGCTTGAACCAACAAATGTTTGGAGTACCACGGTCGCCACCAATAAGAATGAACCTTTAGACTGTGACTATTATCATAGCAGCATGTCAAAGAATCGCTGTAACTCAATAGGACCTCCACAAAGCAACTTACCTTCAGATCTACCACGCAGAGATCAAGGTATGACAGACCTCGTCAAATTCTTTGCACGACGTGAGCTAATAACTAAAGGACTCACAAAGTTTAATGACAGACCTGAAGGCTATAGAGCATGGAGTTCGTCATTCAGAAATATGATCAAAGATCtcgacctgtctgtaagtgaagaAGTTGACCTCCTAGTCAAATGGTTAGGCAACGAGTCAGCAGAACATGCAAAGCGAATTAGAGACATCAACATTAActacccaagcagaggactaaaaATGATATGGGAAAGACTGGAGGAGTGTTATGGCTCACCAGAAGTGGTAGAAAATGCACTCTTCAAAAGGATTGAGGATTTTCCTAAGATTCCCAATAAAGGATTTCAGAAGCTGAGAGAATTAAATGACCTGCTGATGGAACTCGAAGTTGCTAAAGGTGAGGGAGACTTGCAAGGTCTCGCATTTTTAGACACAGCACGTGGTGTCAACCCCATTGTACAGAAATTACCTTACAGTCTACAAGAAAAGTGGATTACTCAAGGCTCCAAGTACAAACAACAGCACAACGTCTCATTCCCTCCATTCTCCTTTTTTGTGGACTTCATACGCCAACAATCAAAGACTAGGAACGACCCAAGTTTTGACTTCTCAACATTTGAAACCGCTTACACCAGAACTAACAAACCTGCTTCACTTCGTAACCCGAAAGCTACACCTGttgcagtacacaaaaccagcataTCTGCTGTGCATCCCTCAACAAGAGACCCTTGCAAAGACTGCCCTCTACATAAGAAGCCTCACCCATTGCAGAAATGTAGAGGATTCAGGGAGAAACCTCTTAAGGACCGGAAAGCCTTTCTCAAGGAAAACCAAATTTGCTACAAGTGTTGTGCCTCAACATCTCATAGGGCGAAGGACTGTACAGCAAACATCGAGTGTTCAGAATGTCATAGTAAGGAGCATACCACGGCCTTACATCCTGAGCCCGCCCCATGGACTCTCACGCCTTCAGACCAGGCTACAGAGCATGGCGGGGAGGAGAAAGTCACAGTACTTCCTGAAGTGTCACCCCAGTGTACCCAAGTCTGTGGAGAGGGCCTCAGAGGTAAATCCTGCTCTAAGATTTGTCTTGTTAAAGTTTATCCAATTGGACACAAAGAAATGGCTGTAAGGTTGTATACCATTCTTGACGATCAAAGCAACAGGTCCCTTGCCAGCTCTACTTTCTTCGACATCTTCAACATTGAAGGACATAGCTCTCCATATTCACTTAAGACTTGCACAGGTGTGACTGAAGAAGCCGGAAGAAGAGCTACTGGTTTTCAAATAGAATCCATGGATGGTGAAACATCCCTGCCTCTACCTAAACTGATAGAATGTAATCAAATTCCAAACAACAGAGAGGAGATTCCAACGCCTGAAGCGGCATTACCACATAAGCACTTGAAGACCATGGCCCATCTCATCCCTGCCTTAGATCCTAAGGCTCAAATAGTGCTTCTGCTTGGAAGGGACATCATAAGAGTCCACAAGGTCAGAAAACAGGTAAATGGCCCTCAGAATTCTCCATTTGCACAGAAACTAgacctaggatgggtcattgTAGGTGACGTCTGCCTAGGAAATGTCCACAAACCATCCACGGTAAACTCCTATTGCACTAATACACTGGAAAATGGACGTCCATCCTTCTTCCAGCCTTGTCCTAACAGGTTCCTTATAAGAGACACACCTAGCAGTATTTCATACTCTGACTCTACGGAAATCGGGACCCATTTCTGTGACGAAGACAGAGACCACTTAGGGTGCACAGTGTTCCAGAGGACAAAGGACGACCACAAAATCGCCCCCTCTATTGAAGACGAAGCCTTCTTGGACATAATGGAACAAGGCTTTTTCAAAGATGAAGCAAACAATTGGGTGGCACCACTTCCTTTCAAAACTCAGAGACGCCatctccccgacaacagagatcaAGCACTGAAGCGCTTTTTCTCACTCAGACGCAACCTTCTAAGAAGGCCAGATATGAGTGAACATTTCTTCACATTCATGGGGAAGATATTTGGAAACGGTCATGCGGAAGTTGCTCCACCTCTAAGAGAAAAGGAGGAACACTGGTACCTGCCAATCTTTGGTGTCTACCACCCTAAGAAGCCAGGACAGATCCGGGTAGTATTTGACTCCAGTTCACAGTATGAAGGAGTCTCCCTCAATGATGCTCTCATGACCGGACCAGACCTCAATAACACACTATTAGGAGTGCTCATTAGGTTCCGTAAAGGATTAATTTCCATTGTTGCCGACATACAGCAGATGTTTCATTGTTTTCTAGTGAAAGAAGAACATAGGAACTTCTTGAGATTCTTCTGGTTTAAAGACAACGACCAAACCAAAGACATAATGGAATACCGAATGAAAGTACATGTTTTTGGCAACAGCCCATCTCCTGCAGTCGCCATCTATGGACTCAAAAGGTCTGCCCGAGAAGGTGAAGAAGAATATGGACAAGATGTCAGGCAGTTTGTAGAAAGAGACTTTTATGTGGACGATGGCCTGAAATCACTTCCATCACCAGATGCAGCAATCGACCTACTCAAAAGAACCCAAAGTATGCTTGCTTGTTCGAACCTCAAACTCCATAAGATAGCTTCAAACAGCAAGGCTGTCATGAAAGCCTTTCCCACTCAAGATCACGCCAATGACCTGAAGGATCTAGACTTGGCAACGGCCACAATACCCTTGCAGCGCAGCCTAGGGCTCAACTGGGACCTCAACAACGACACCTTTACCTTTCAGGTGGATCAAAAGCCAAAACCATTCACACGACGCGGTGTCCTATCTACGATCAACAGCATCTACGACCCGCTTGGGTTTGCAGCTCCCGTGACCATTCAAGGTAAGATGCTGCTCAGAGACTTGACTGCAGATACATGCGATTGGGACTCCCCACTTTCCCCAGAGAAGGAGACATTGTGGGTAAAGTGGAGAGACTCCCTGGTAGCATTATCCGACCTACACGTTCCTAGGCCGTATGCATACGTGCCTATTGCAGAGGTCAAGTCTAAAGAGCTGTGTGTATTTTGTGATGCCTCAGTGAAAGCAATTGCTGCAGTTGCCTACCTCAAAACGATTGACATTAAGGGCCAGACACATATTGGGTTTGTGATTGGAAAGGCAAAACTGGCACCATCTCCTGAGCCTACCATACCGAGGCTGGAGCTTTGTGCTGCCGTTCTGGCAGTAGAACTAGCTGAACTCATTGTGACAGAAATAGATATGACACTTGATGACACAGAATTTCATACAGATAGCAAAGTAGTGCTGGGCTACATTTACAATGAGTCTAGGAGATTCTATGTGTATGTGCATAACAGAGTCCATAGGATTAGAAAGTCATCAAAACCTACTCAGTGGCGCTATGTACCGACTGATCACAACCCAGCAGATCATGCTACAAGAGCTGTACCAGCACCACTCCTTAAAGATACCACATGGCTCACAGGGCCAACTTTCCTTTATAAACCAGTACTGGATACTCACAAGAAAAGCACCTATGAACTGCTAGACCCAGATTCCGATGCAGAGGTTCGCCCTCAAGTTTCCACGCTCATTACGACACTTTCTAGCAAACAGCTGGGATCTAAACGTTTTAACAGGTTCTCAACTTGGAAGTCACTAAACCGCGCTGTAAGTTGCTTAATTCATATCGCCAGAACCTTCAGAGCCACGCCAGCAAGATCAAGTCATTGCAGAGGTTGGCACCGCTGTCCAAAGGGCTATACAGTGGATGAACTTACACAGGCCAAGGACGTTGTCATCCATTGTGTGCAACAAGAGATTTACGCAAGAGAACTAGAATCACTCCAAAATCAAAAGAATGTGCCTAAAGATAGTTCCCTCAGGAAACTTGACCCATATATAGATGCTAATGGACTGTTGAGAGTTGGAGGACGTGTCTCAAATGCACAGCTTGATAGTAACGAGTGCCATCCTGTAATACTCCCTAACGATCATGTTGCGTCTCTACTTGTGCGGCATTACCATGAACAGACTAAACACCAGGGACGTTTGTTCACTGAGGGAGCTCTATGTACAGCTGGATTTTGGATAGTTGGAGCCAAAAGACTTGTgagtaatgtcattttcagatgtGTTACATGCCGGAAACTCCGTGGTACGTTTCAGTCGCAGAAAATGGCTAGCCTCCCTGCTGACCGACTCAGCACTGAACCACCGTTCACAAATGTTGGGCTCGACGTGTTTGGCCCATGGTCCGTCACCACGCGGCGCACTAGAGGAGGCGAAGCAAACAGCAAACGCTGGGCTGTCCTATTCACTTGTATGAGCATCAGGGCAGTGCACATAGAAGTTATTGAGTCTTTGGACACATCCAGCTTCATAAATGCATTAAGACGCTTCATTTCTATAAGAGGTCCAGTCAAGCAAATCCGTTCTGATAGAGGTACCAATTTCATTGGAGCGTGTAAAGAGTTGAATATTCCCTCAAACATTGACAGCGACCATGTAAGAAGATATCTTGCGAACCAAGGTTGCACATGGTCATTTAACCCTCCACATTCTTCTCACATGGGCGGCTCATGGGAGCGTATGATCGGCATAGCACGTAGGATCCTTGATTCGATATTCCTCCACGAGGGCACTTCAAGACTCACCCATGAGACCCTCACAACTCTTATGGCTGAAGTAGTAGCTATCATAAATGCGAGACCATTAATGCCAATATCCAGAGATCCAGATGACCCTCCTTTGCTAACTCCTTCTACTCTACTCACGCAAAAGTTCGATGCAATTACAGCTCCTGCTGGTGAGTTTGATTCTAAAGACTTGTACAAGTGTCAATGGAGACGGGTACAAAGCTTGGCAAATGTGTTTTGGGAAAAGTGGAGGAAACAATACATCTCAACTTTACAGACTAGGAATAAGTGGCATTCCAGTAAACCCAACATGGAAGTTGGCAATGTTGTTCTTGTCAAGGACTCTCAGTCAAAAAGAAACGAATGGCCTATGGGACTCATAACCAAGGTTTTTCCTAGTGAAGACGGGAAAGTCAGAAAGGTGGAAGTCAAATTGTGCAAACAAAATGAGCCTAAACTCTTCTTCAGACCTGTTACAGAACTAATTTTATTACTCACAACGAAGAGGTCTTAA